A region of Nitrospinota bacterium DNA encodes the following proteins:
- a CDS encoding Fic family protein, protein MKLSQKYDTSGLIEDQFEPGSRGRVLKNLLRIKKKREMDAVEAVEHSRVLPEILGKYSMVHRFTAKDICDIHKAWFGSIYPWAGQYRKVNISKGGFPFAAAKYVPGMMHELENDFLSKFTPCRFAKIEDIANAIAVVHVELVLIHPFRKGNGRSILRP, encoded by the coding sequence ATGAAACTGTCCCAAAAATACGATACGTCCGGTCTGATTGAAGACCAGTTTGAGCCGGGTTCACGGGGTCGTGTTTTAAAAAATCTTCTCCGCATAAAGAAAAAGCGGGAAATGGACGCTGTGGAGGCTGTGGAGCATAGCCGGGTCTTGCCTGAAATTCTGGGTAAATACAGCATGGTTCACCGATTTACCGCAAAAGACATATGCGATATTCACAAAGCGTGGTTTGGTTCCATCTATCCTTGGGCAGGACAATATCGCAAAGTTAACATTAGCAAGGGCGGATTTCCGTTTGCCGCCGCCAAATATGTTCCAGGTATGATGCATGAGCTTGAAAATGATTTTTTGAGCAAATTCACCCCATGCCGGTTTGCAAAAATAGAGGACATTGCAAATGCAATCGCGGTTGTACACGTGGAACTCGTGCTAATTCATCCATTCCGGAAGGGAAACGGCAGGAGTATTTTGCGGCCGTGA
- a CDS encoding Smr/MutS family protein has protein sequence MAGEKTRVMNIKEGMPTVDEARRRLIRELERAKKDGVKVVKIIHGYGSTGVGGKIKDGVRKSLRRRKSEGVINLFVYGENWSVFDADTREILERCPALSRERDIEGNEGVTVVLL, from the coding sequence ATGGCGGGCGAAAAAACGCGGGTGATGAACATAAAAGAGGGGATGCCCACGGTGGACGAGGCCCGGCGGCGTTTGATACGCGAGCTGGAACGCGCCAAAAAAGATGGCGTGAAGGTGGTAAAGATAATCCACGGCTACGGCTCCACCGGCGTTGGCGGGAAGATAAAGGACGGGGTGAGAAAATCGTTACGGCGGCGCAAGAGCGAGGGGGTTATAAACCTGTTCGTTTATGGCGAGAACTGGAGCGTGTTCGACGCGGACACCCGGGAGATACTGGAAAGATGCCCCGCATTGTCCCGCGAGCGGGATATAGAGGGGAACGAGGGAGTGACGGTGGTGTTGTTGTAG
- a CDS encoding endonuclease V, protein MKFNFDYAGLDPKTAMELQQKLRARLVIEPFGKPIRHVAGVDVSVKGDLARAAVVILSYPELALVETALAERPVEFPYIPGLLAFREIPVIMEAWRKLKTLPDAAIVDGQGYAHPRRFGLACHLGVVAGAVTIGCAKSRLVGEYEDPAPERGAISRLVHEGEVIGAVVRTRDNVKPVFISVGDKIDLDGAIKIILECARGRRLPEPVAMAHKAAGGLL, encoded by the coding sequence ATGAAATTTAATTTCGACTATGCGGGATTAGACCCCAAAACGGCCATGGAGCTTCAGCAAAAGCTCCGCGCGCGGCTTGTGATAGAGCCATTTGGAAAACCCATCCGCCATGTCGCCGGGGTGGACGTGAGCGTGAAGGGGGATTTAGCGCGGGCCGCCGTGGTCATACTGTCATACCCCGAGCTTGCGCTGGTGGAAACCGCATTGGCGGAACGGCCCGTGGAGTTCCCGTACATCCCGGGTCTTCTGGCGTTCCGCGAGATACCGGTGATCATGGAGGCGTGGCGCAAGCTGAAAACCTTGCCGGACGCGGCCATCGTGGATGGGCAAGGGTACGCCCATCCACGCCGGTTTGGCCTGGCTTGTCACTTGGGTGTGGTGGCCGGTGCGGTCACTATCGGTTGCGCCAAGTCACGGCTTGTGGGGGAATATGAGGACCCGGCGCCGGAGAGGGGGGCCATTTCAAGGCTTGTCCATGAAGGTGAGGTGATAGGGGCCGTGGTTAGAACCCGGGACAATGTGAAACCGGTGTTTATCTCTGTGGGGGACAAGATAGACCTGGATGGCGCCATAAAAATAATTCTGGAATGCGCCCGGGGCCGAAGGCTACCGGAGCCGGTGGCCATGGCCCACAAGGCCGCCGGGGGATTGCTTTAA
- a CDS encoding glycosyltransferase family 39 protein, with the protein MTSQDTRNGFIPALMTLALAAYAGFIAYSSASFLPDDEDGVNFILGVKDYNPVFHQPHFPGYPVYVALGKIIALWAPSPELALGLVSIIASALSVWVVSCIARSETGAWGGIAASALLAGTGIFTSYSGKIFSEPLALLVLLLWMAALKNCKPRPRDWFLSGLSAGLLLGVRLSWWPFTVAGVYYAYRNSGIKNHLAGICSGILVWLPVMVFVIGPTQLADTAFDFVYGHFFDWGGAITSTNGSSHRFYDWRMNLAQALGVIGFEGFRLINAVWIILLAASSYYWIRGNEKVAVAIKMLIAGAALYAIWIMAGQNVSKTRHFLPFAPVAVILTLPLFNRWPKAFTALALILLLGGNVLRHDPVIKTPPVFNMAQWLEGAENGSALFCGPAERYFDLYPAKIPVISVKHGDSLRGIIKSRWPEPSAILVCDDIPGVKLTGAPEAVFAARPGDPVDRTLKIYKLAPDEI; encoded by the coding sequence TTGACCAGCCAGGATACACGGAACGGATTCATCCCGGCGCTGATGACGCTGGCGCTGGCGGCGTATGCGGGTTTTATCGCCTATTCATCCGCATCGTTCCTTCCCGACGATGAAGACGGGGTCAATTTTATCCTGGGCGTTAAGGATTACAACCCGGTTTTCCATCAACCCCATTTTCCCGGATACCCGGTCTATGTCGCTCTGGGCAAGATTATTGCGCTGTGGGCGCCATCGCCGGAACTGGCCCTTGGGCTGGTATCCATCATCGCCTCCGCGTTGTCGGTGTGGGTAGTGTCTTGCATAGCAAGATCCGAAACGGGCGCATGGGGTGGAATCGCCGCCTCGGCTCTTTTGGCGGGGACGGGTATTTTCACATCCTATTCCGGGAAAATATTTTCCGAGCCGCTGGCTTTGCTGGTTCTTTTGCTTTGGATGGCTGCGTTAAAAAATTGCAAGCCTCGCCCCCGTGACTGGTTCCTGTCGGGCTTGTCCGCAGGGTTGTTACTGGGCGTGAGGCTTTCATGGTGGCCTTTCACCGTTGCGGGTGTTTATTACGCATACCGGAATAGCGGAATTAAAAACCATCTTGCCGGGATATGCTCCGGAATCCTTGTCTGGCTACCGGTGATGGTTTTCGTTATAGGCCCGACCCAACTGGCCGATACCGCCTTTGATTTCGTTTACGGCCATTTTTTCGATTGGGGCGGGGCCATCACTTCCACTAACGGCTCGTCCCACAGGTTTTATGACTGGCGCATGAACCTGGCGCAGGCCCTGGGCGTGATTGGCTTCGAAGGGTTTAGACTGATAAACGCAGTATGGATCATTTTGCTGGCGGCCTCTTCTTACTATTGGATTAGAGGTAACGAAAAAGTGGCCGTAGCCATAAAAATGCTAATCGCCGGAGCGGCGCTGTATGCCATATGGATCATGGCTGGGCAGAACGTTTCAAAAACCCGTCACTTCCTGCCATTCGCGCCGGTGGCGGTCATTCTCACGCTACCACTGTTTAACCGCTGGCCTAAAGCTTTCACGGCGCTGGCGTTGATATTATTGCTTGGCGGTAACGTATTGCGCCATGACCCGGTAATTAAAACCCCGCCAGTTTTCAACATGGCCCAATGGCTTGAGGGTGCGGAGAATGGCTCGGCGCTGTTCTGCGGCCCGGCGGAGCGTTATTTCGACCTTTACCCGGCCAAAATTCCGGTGATAAGCGTTAAACATGGGGATAGCCTGCGGGGTATCATAAAATCCAGATGGCCGGAGCCTTCCGCTATATTGGTTTGCGACGACATCCCGGGCGTAAAATTAACCGGCGCGCCCGAAGCGGTGTTTGCCGCCCGGCCCGGCGACCCGGTGGACAGAACTTTGAAAATTTACAAACTTGCGCCCGATGAAATTTAA
- a CDS encoding FAD-dependent oxidoreductase, with protein MGVVILGGGPCGLTAAWDLARNGVKVTVIEKEDAVGGLCKTVRRGPYQFDLGGHRFISSDRALVEDIKNLMGHRLLTRQRKSVIMFKDRQYDYPINISDVIANSSFRENARFLGGYMAGRLKLRKSAAPEGSFERWVDERFGRPLNLMFFKQYTEKLWGVPASNLSSDWAGQRISLISALDAVAKSMLKGRFAPRTYAVSYLYPAGGIGEIFERMRDGIERLGGTVITGARVEKLIIRNGEVRAVGMNRRGADMEVEGSRFLSTIPLDELAQLASTNTADIKLPWRALRFLNITLDGVENLSENTWMYTPDADIIMTRIQEPKRRSPESAPEGRTSVMVEIPCNMGDATWRMEDGALLERVLNDLARLGFNLRRNVTGCFSTCASHAYPRYDMGYRKKVDGALSAISTLRNLDTAGRQGLFKYVFMDTAMLMGRKWASDYLGGSRFEIRMDDNGRAGVIETRSVAA; from the coding sequence ATGGGTGTAGTGATTCTGGGCGGCGGGCCGTGCGGGCTTACCGCCGCCTGGGATTTGGCCCGGAACGGGGTTAAAGTCACCGTTATCGAGAAAGAAGATGCTGTCGGCGGGCTATGCAAAACCGTCCGCCGGGGCCCGTACCAGTTCGACCTTGGAGGGCACCGCTTCATCTCCAGTGACCGGGCGCTGGTGGAAGACATCAAGAACCTCATGGGCCACCGCCTGCTAACCCGCCAGCGTAAAAGCGTGATCATGTTTAAAGATCGCCAGTACGACTATCCCATAAACATTAGCGACGTCATCGCCAATTCATCCTTCCGCGAAAACGCGCGGTTTCTGGGGGGCTATATGGCGGGCCGTCTTAAACTCCGGAAATCAGCGGCTCCGGAAGGCTCTTTTGAGCGTTGGGTGGACGAGCGGTTCGGCAGGCCGCTGAACCTGATGTTCTTCAAACAATACACGGAAAAACTTTGGGGTGTTCCCGCGTCGAACCTCTCTTCGGACTGGGCGGGACAGCGCATATCCTTAATCTCGGCGCTGGACGCCGTGGCCAAATCCATGCTCAAGGGAAGGTTCGCGCCAAGGACATACGCCGTTTCGTACCTTTATCCGGCGGGCGGCATCGGCGAGATTTTCGAGAGGATGAGGGACGGGATAGAGCGTTTGGGAGGGACGGTAATCACCGGCGCCAGGGTTGAAAAGCTGATAATCCGTAACGGAGAGGTCCGCGCCGTGGGCATGAACCGGCGCGGGGCGGATATGGAAGTTGAAGGCTCCCGGTTTCTTTCCACCATTCCGCTGGACGAACTGGCCCAGCTTGCGTCAACCAACACCGCCGATATAAAACTTCCGTGGCGCGCCTTGAGGTTTTTGAACATCACACTGGATGGAGTCGAAAACCTGTCGGAAAACACCTGGATGTACACTCCGGACGCGGACATCATAATGACCCGCATCCAGGAGCCCAAACGCCGAAGCCCGGAAAGCGCGCCTGAGGGCCGCACATCGGTAATGGTGGAAATCCCCTGCAACATGGGGGACGCCACCTGGCGGATGGAAGACGGGGCTCTGCTGGAAAGGGTTTTAAACGACCTGGCGCGGCTTGGGTTTAACCTGCGCCGCAATGTTACTGGATGCTTTTCAACCTGCGCCTCCCATGCATATCCACGGTATGACATGGGTTACAGGAAAAAGGTTGATGGGGCGCTTTCCGCTATTTCCACACTGCGCAACCTGGATACCGCCGGGCGGCAAGGGCTTTTCAAATATGTTTTCATGGACACGGCCATGCTCATGGGCAGGAAATGGGCCAGCGATTATCTTGGAGGCTCCAGGTTCGAAATCCGCATGGACGATAATGGGCGGGCCGGTGTTATAGAAACCCGGTCCGTGGCCGCATAA